A region of the Oceanihabitans sp. IOP_32 genome:
TTATGAAATAAATGAGTTTGGTCTTTAAGATATTTTTTTAATGTTGCTTTGTTGCTTTGTTGTTTTTCAGTTAAATCGTACCCATAAGACACATGTAAAATATTAAGATTAGCGATAAAAAGTGAAGTAATATTTGTTATGGGTTTGATGTGATTATCGTTATAATCAATCTCATAATCTGTAGGGAAAAGAACCTCTTTAAGCGGTTCAAAGTCAAAATCATCTGGTATAGCGAGTATCGGGCATTTAATGTTTTTAAACATGTGTACCGTATTAGATCCAAATAAAACCTCTTTAGCACCAGTAGCCCCTTTGGTTCCCATAACAATATAATCGATGTTCTTTTCTTTAACAATGTCCTTTACTTCTGGAATAAGCATATTAAAAACCGCCATCGTTTCAATGGTATGATTTGGATTTTTAAATTCTTGATTCATTTTAAGTTCGAACTCTTCTAACTGTCTTACCGAAGTGTCTCGTGCTGAATAACCTAAGTCGAATTGTTCTGGACTAACCAAAACATATTCTGTGTGATACACGATAGGTGTGTAAGTATTTAACAAATAAAATGTACAGGTATCATCTTTAAAAAGCTGCAAAGCGTAAGCAATGGCGTTCCAAGAGTTTTGAGAAAAATCGGTTGGGAGAAGTATTTTTTTCATGATAATTTGGTTTTGTTGTATATTAATTCCGTCTCATATTTTGTAAGGCTAAAAACGGAATATCCAGATTTAAACTTAACTCGTCTATGGTTGATTGAAATAAAATATTCTCTAAAATGGAATACCTTGTATTGACCATAACTAAAATATCTGTATTATTTTCCTTGATATGTTTGTACACTGCATTAATAACATGTTTACTGTTATCTATTTTAAAATTTATGGTGTTTTTACCCAATTCATTTTCAATAAATTTCCTGTTATCTTCTTGTCGTAATGACAACCTATTGCTTTTTGAGACGTAAAGCATATCAATAGTCGCCCTATAAGGCGCCGCTATTTCGCAAAGCAGTTTAAGCTCGCGACGTTTATAGGGAATCATATAATCTGTGGTAAAAAGAATATGTTTTGGTTGCGTATATTTATAACCCTGAGGGATGGCTAAAACAGGACATTGAACGTATTTTAAGACCTGTAAGGTGTTGCTGCCAAATGTTAATTTTCTGTCGTCTGTTTTACCACGTGTTCCCATTAGAATGAGATCTATATTTTCATCATCTACAATTTTATTGGCCTCATCAACCAATAAATTGTTTGCTGATATGATGTGGTAAGAATGTCTTGGATTACTAAAAATACTTTTGGTATTCGCAACAATATCTTTTAATTTTTCTTCGGATGTTTTGCCTATAGCCGCCGCAACATCATCAATATTTTCTTGTGTTAAGGAAACCTCGTCTGCATAAACCTCATCTTGATAAGCATGTAAAAAATAAAACTCGCAAATCTCGTATTTAAACAAATCGACAGCATAATTTTTCGCGTTTTGGGCATTGTCTGAAAAATCAGTTGGAATAAGTATTTTTCTCATGGTTAGGATAAATTTATCACTAAAGTTAAGCAAAAAATTCTGCTGGTGCAATGATAAATATCAGCTAAGGGGTCTTCTGATTGTAAGTGCTTTTTTAAACATGAGCTCTCCCCTATAAATTTAGTCATTTATAGTCTAGATGCAGTTATAATTTAATGATACTGTTAATTAAGTAGAAACACGAGATTTTAGCTTATAAAAACGCACTTAAAGACTGTAAATTACTCGATACGCATCTTTTAAAAGTATGGTGTAGCTACCCCGACCTACACAAAAACACCTCGAATACCAAATTAACCATACGATATTTCAAAATTAAATTGGTATAATAATTTTTAGTAACAAATTATTAGAGGTGTGATTATGTCAAAACCAAATGGCTATCTAAACGAGCACGATATTAAAATAACATAATAACGTAGGAAACGTAGCCCATATGTGTTAGTATAAATCTTCTGGCTTGATATTATTAATATAGATATTTAAATTTTGTATAAATACTGTAGCTGTTCCAAAGGTTAATACTTCTTCTGCTTTTAATAGTACCTTGTTATTTTGCCCCATCAATCTAACCTTTACCGTACCTAAATCTCGTTCTAAAATCATGTACTCTGGTTTTCCTTTAATGCCATTGGCATTAAGTAAAACGCCACCTTCCTTAAGCTTACCATCGTCAAAAACGGCTTTATACTCTGCTTTTCCTTCCTTGTTGTATCTTACGACCTCACCGTGTAAATTCCTGCCTTTTAAACGATAACTAAAGCGTTTATTATTGGTATCACCATAATATGCAATCCCTTTAACTTGTGTTCCATTTTCGTAAAAAGCTAGGCGTTTGCCTTTATCGTCAGAATAAATACTTTGCACCAATTCGCCATTAGCAAAGGTTTGGTTCGTTTC
Encoded here:
- a CDS encoding universal stress protein, whose translation is MKKILLPTDFSQNSWNAIAYALQLFKDDTCTFYLLNTYTPIVYHTEYVLVSPEQFDLGYSARDTSVRQLEEFELKMNQEFKNPNHTIETMAVFNMLIPEVKDIVKEKNIDYIVMGTKGATGAKEVLFGSNTVHMFKNIKCPILAIPDDFDFEPLKEVLFPTDYEIDYNDNHIKPITNITSLFIANLNILHVSYGYDLTEKQQSNKATLKKYLKDQTHLFHNVSNQSVPHAITDFQLKTRINMLIMINNKHSFFENLFFKSTINQIGFHLNLPFLVIPSNI
- a CDS encoding universal stress protein, with protein sequence MRKILIPTDFSDNAQNAKNYAVDLFKYEICEFYFLHAYQDEVYADEVSLTQENIDDVAAAIGKTSEEKLKDIVANTKSIFSNPRHSYHIISANNLLVDEANKIVDDENIDLILMGTRGKTDDRKLTFGSNTLQVLKYVQCPVLAIPQGYKYTQPKHILFTTDYMIPYKRRELKLLCEIAAPYRATIDMLYVSKSNRLSLRQEDNRKFIENELGKNTINFKIDNSKHVINAVYKHIKENNTDILVMVNTRYSILENILFQSTIDELSLNLDIPFLALQNMRRN